Within Saccharomonospora cyanea NA-134, the genomic segment GAACGTCCGGTGACCCCGGCGCCCGCGACACAGACGGAGACCTCGGCCAGGTCGTGTTTCATGAGTCCTCTCCGAGCGAGCGGGGTGTGGCGTGGACGAGTCCCCTACCGCGGCGGCACAGTGTGCCGCCGCGGGGGCCCCGCAAGGCGGAGGAGGAGCTGACAGCAGCGCTACCGGCGACGACAACGCCGCGAATCGCCGCGCCAGGCCCCGCGCAGCCGGTACGCGGGGCTTGTGAAACACGGCCGATGTCCATGGCCCGACTCATCCTCCTCCGAGGCCGAGCTGCTCGCTGTAGAACAGCCCGAGCCCGAACATGCAGCACGTCGCCGCCAGCAACCAGAACCGGATGATGACGGTCGTCTCGGCCCAGCCTGCCAGCTCGAAGTGGTGATGGAACGGTGCCATGCGGAACAGCCGCTTGCGGGTGGTGCGGAACACGGCGATCTGCAGCACGACCGAGATCATCTCGACGACGAACAGACCACCGATGACGATCGCCAGCAGTTCGGTGCGCGTGGTCATCGACAGACCGGCCACCAGCCCGCCGAGAGCGAGCGAACCCGTGTCACCCATGAAGATCTTCGCGGGCGCGGCGTTCCACCAGAGGAAGCCCACACAGGCGCCCGTGGCCGCGGCCGCCACCACGGCGAGGTCCAGCGGGTCGCGCACGTTGTAACACGCGGGCTGGAACGCCTCGACACAGCTGAGCCGCGCCTGCCAGAACGAGATCACCACGTAGGTGGCGAGCACCATGGCACCCGCCCCGCCCGCGAGGCCGTCGAGGCCGTCGGTGAAGTTCACCGCGTTCGACCACGCCGACACCAGCAGGTAGCAGAACAGGATGAAGATCGGGATCGGCAAGAAGATCAGCTCGATGTCCCTGGCGTAGGACAGGTTCTGGGACGCCGGGGTGAGCCCGTTGGCGTCGGGGAACTGCAGCACCAGGATCGCGAAGGCGACCGCCACCACGAGCTGGCCGACGAGCTTGGCGGTCTTGTTGAGCCCGAGGTTGCGCTGCTTGCGGATCTTGATGAAGTCGTCGAGGAAGCCGACGATGCCGAGACCCACGGACAGGAACAACACGAGCAGAGCCGACGCGGTGGGACCGTCGTTGCTCGACCCACGCCAGTAGTCCACGAGGTGGGCGACGAAGTAGCCGACCACCATCGCCACGATGATGGCGACACCACCCATGGTGGGCGTGCCGCGCTTGGACTTGTGGCCCTCGGGGCCCTCCTCCCTGATCTCCTGCCCGAAGCCCTGCTTCGAGAAGAACCGGATGAGATACGGCGTGAGCAGGATGGAGACACCCAGTCCCACGGAGGCCGCGATCAAGATGCTGATCACGCTTCGGTCCTCCTGGTCCTCGGGCCCTGCTCGGCCGTGTCAGTGCTGTCTCTCGGTGCGTCGTGTTGCCTCACGCGCGCCCGTCCTCCTCCAACAGCGCGTCGGCCACCTTCCACAGCTGGGCGACCTTCGATGCCTTGACAAGAACAACGTCGTCGGGCCGCAGTTCCGCGCGCAGCAGCGCGATCGCGGCGTCGGTGTCCGGTACCAGGACCGACTCCTCTCCCCAAGAACCTTCGTGGCTCGCCCCGTGGTGCATGGCGGCTGCCTGCTCTCCGACCACGACGAGCCGGTTGATGTTCAACCGGACGGCGAGCCGACCGATCTCGTCGTGCGCGGACACGCTATCGGCCCCCAATTCGCCCATGACACCGAGGACCGCCCAAGATCGTCTCGTCGAGGTCATGGACGCGAGAGCCTTCAGCGCGGCCCGCATCGACTCGGGGTTGGCGTTGTAGGAGTCGTTCAGCACGGTGATGCCGTCGGCGCGGGTGGTGACCTCCATACGGCGGTCGGAACGCCGGGTGGCGGCACTGAGCCGGGCGGCGACGTCAGGCAGCGGTGTGCCGAGTTCCAGGGCCACGGCGGCCGCGGCGAGAGCGTTGCCGACGTGGTGTTCACCGACGAGCCGCAACGTCACGGCCGCTCGCTGTTCCCCGGCGACGAGATCGAACGACGCGTGCGCGTGCTCGTCGA encodes:
- the mraY gene encoding phospho-N-acetylmuramoyl-pentapeptide-transferase, which gives rise to MISILIAASVGLGVSILLTPYLIRFFSKQGFGQEIREEGPEGHKSKRGTPTMGGVAIIVAMVVGYFVAHLVDYWRGSSNDGPTASALLVLFLSVGLGIVGFLDDFIKIRKQRNLGLNKTAKLVGQLVVAVAFAILVLQFPDANGLTPASQNLSYARDIELIFLPIPIFILFCYLLVSAWSNAVNFTDGLDGLAGGAGAMVLATYVVISFWQARLSCVEAFQPACYNVRDPLDLAVVAAAATGACVGFLWWNAAPAKIFMGDTGSLALGGLVAGLSMTTRTELLAIVIGGLFVVEMISVVLQIAVFRTTRKRLFRMAPFHHHFELAGWAETTVIIRFWLLAATCCMFGLGLFYSEQLGLGGG